Proteins from a genomic interval of Hydrogenophaga sp. PAMC20947:
- a CDS encoding IS110 family transposase, which yields MQSTATLPVIGMDIAKNVFQLHVVDAETGEIERHKLRRDRVTTFFVNRQRSLVALEACGGAHHWARTLQSLGHEVKLLPAKHVRPFVLRDKTDARDAQAIWVAAQQFHIKAVPVKNEQQQACLTLHRMRAQLMKVRIMQTNALRGLLYEFGIVLPEGHRVLLKRIQDELAKAQEQARLPEVVVVSVQDQLRRIDSLQDDIDQLDKRLASMVKQNQHMQALQAIPGIGPLTATALVSTATDLSSFESGRQFAAWLGLTPRQTGTGGKTRQLGISKRGDPYVRTMLMHGARAVIARSQRSGWIERLLLRRPYSVVVAALANKLARTAWAVLVKGKAFDQVKWNPVDLAAA from the coding sequence ATGCAATCTACCGCAACGCTGCCAGTCATCGGAATGGATATTGCCAAGAATGTGTTCCAGCTCCATGTCGTGGACGCTGAGACCGGCGAGATCGAACGACACAAGCTCAGGCGTGATCGGGTGACCACCTTCTTTGTCAATCGCCAGAGATCACTGGTCGCGCTGGAAGCCTGTGGCGGTGCTCACCACTGGGCCAGAACGCTGCAGTCTTTGGGGCATGAGGTCAAGCTGCTTCCAGCCAAGCATGTCCGTCCCTTTGTCCTGCGCGACAAGACGGATGCCCGTGATGCCCAAGCCATCTGGGTGGCGGCTCAACAATTTCACATCAAGGCCGTTCCGGTCAAGAATGAACAGCAACAGGCGTGTCTGACCCTGCACCGGATGCGCGCTCAACTCATGAAGGTGCGCATCATGCAAACCAACGCGTTGCGTGGCTTGCTCTACGAGTTCGGCATCGTGCTGCCAGAAGGGCATCGTGTGCTGCTCAAGCGCATTCAGGACGAACTGGCCAAGGCCCAGGAGCAGGCGCGACTGCCGGAGGTGGTGGTAGTCAGCGTTCAGGATCAACTTCGTCGCATCGACAGTCTGCAAGACGATATCGACCAACTGGATAAACGACTGGCCTCCATGGTCAAGCAGAACCAGCACATGCAGGCACTGCAAGCTATTCCGGGCATCGGTCCGTTGACGGCGACAGCCTTGGTTTCTACCGCGACTGACCTGTCCAGCTTTGAGTCAGGCAGACAGTTTGCCGCCTGGTTGGGTCTGACACCCCGACAGACTGGCACCGGCGGGAAGACCAGGCAGCTGGGGATCTCCAAACGCGGTGACCCTTATGTGAGGACCATGTTGATGCACGGCGCCCGCGCCGTCATTGCCAGGAGCCAGCGAAGCGGCTGGATCGAGAGGCTGTTGCTGCGCCGCCCATACAGCGTGGTGGTCGCCGCGCTGGCCAACAAGCTGGCTCGAACGGCCTGGGCAGTCCTGGTCAAAGGCAAGGCTTTCGACCAGGTGAAATGGAATCCGGTTGACCTCGCTGCAGCCTGA
- a CDS encoding aldo/keto reductase, translated as MNSTTYTPLGASGLKVSRLWLGTMTFGDRTDEPEAARIVGAAIDAGINAIDTANSYAQGESERITGRLIAQRRDHWVLATKLANPTGEGPNDSGTSRRHVVQAANASLQRLGTDWIDLLYLHRDDQSTPMEETASAMGRLIADGKIRYWGVSNFRGWRIARLVETCRAMGVPPPIACQSPYHVMARGIEVEVLPCCSHHGLGVVGYSPLARGVLSAKYQVDAPPPPGSRAANNDRRLMQTEFRRESMLLAEQAATYAQQRGVPLSQLALGWVLNNRLINSLIGGPRTLSQWQDYLSAIGQPFSAEDEAFFDSLVPAGHASTPGYTDPQYPVTGRVPAVGGNES; from the coding sequence ATGAATTCAACAACCTACACGCCGTTGGGTGCCAGCGGCCTGAAGGTATCGCGGCTATGGCTGGGCACCATGACCTTTGGGGATCGCACGGACGAACCCGAGGCCGCACGCATTGTCGGTGCCGCCATCGATGCCGGCATCAATGCGATTGATACCGCCAACTCCTATGCACAAGGCGAGTCCGAGCGCATCACCGGGCGGTTGATCGCGCAGCGCCGCGACCATTGGGTGCTGGCCACGAAACTGGCCAATCCCACTGGTGAGGGGCCCAACGACAGTGGCACTTCGCGGCGCCACGTGGTGCAGGCAGCGAATGCCAGCCTGCAGCGCCTGGGCACCGACTGGATCGACTTGCTGTACCTGCACCGCGACGATCAAAGCACGCCCATGGAGGAAACCGCCAGCGCGATGGGCCGGCTGATAGCCGACGGCAAGATCCGCTACTGGGGCGTGTCGAACTTCCGCGGCTGGCGCATCGCCCGCCTGGTCGAGACCTGCCGCGCGATGGGCGTGCCGCCCCCCATCGCCTGTCAGAGCCCTTACCACGTGATGGCGCGCGGCATCGAAGTTGAAGTTCTGCCTTGCTGCTCGCATCACGGTCTGGGCGTGGTCGGCTACAGCCCGCTGGCGCGCGGTGTGCTCAGTGCAAAGTACCAGGTCGATGCACCGCCGCCCCCCGGATCGCGCGCGGCAAACAACGATCGGCGCTTGATGCAAACCGAGTTCCGCCGCGAATCGATGTTGCTCGCAGAGCAGGCTGCAACTTATGCGCAGCAGCGTGGTGTGCCCCTGAGCCAACTTGCGCTGGGCTGGGTGCTCAACAACCGATTGATCAACAGTCTGATCGGCGGGCCGCGCACGCTGTCGCAGTGGCAGGACTACCTGAGCGCGATCGGCCAGCCCTTCAGCGCCGAAGACGAAGCCTTTTTCGATTCGCTGGTGCCGGCAGGCCATGCATCGACACCCGGCTACACCGACCCGCAATACCCGGTAACCGGACGGGTGCCGGCTGTCGGTGGCAACGAAAGCTAA
- a CDS encoding NAD(P)-dependent alcohol dehydrogenase, with the protein MTAQTRAFATHSATEPLGLFSFVRRDPRAEDVAIDILFCGVCHTDIHHSRDDWGRANYPMVPGHEIVGRVTEVGAGVSRFKVGDLVGVGCMVDSCQHCGPCGKGWEQYCDSGSTFTYNGVDRQDGSPTYGGYSERIVVSQNFVLKVPENLDPAAAAPLLCAGVTSFSPLKHWNVGPGSKVGVVGLGGLGHMALKLAKAMGAGVTLFTRSPGKEADARALGADHIVLSTHPDQMTAATNQFDLIVDTVPYAHDLNPYVPTLAVGGTIVLVGYLGPVEPALNTSPMVLKRKSVAGSLIGGIAETQEMLDFCGQHGITADIEMIKIQDINAAYERVLKSDVKYRFVIDMASLKEGA; encoded by the coding sequence ATGACCGCACAAACCCGCGCTTTCGCCACCCACTCCGCCACCGAGCCCCTGGGCCTGTTCAGCTTCGTGCGCCGCGACCCGCGGGCCGAGGACGTGGCCATTGACATCCTGTTTTGCGGGGTCTGCCACACCGACATCCACCACTCCCGCGACGACTGGGGCCGAGCCAACTACCCCATGGTGCCGGGCCACGAAATCGTCGGCCGCGTGACCGAGGTGGGCGCCGGCGTGAGCCGCTTCAAGGTGGGCGACCTGGTGGGCGTGGGCTGCATGGTCGACTCTTGCCAGCATTGCGGGCCTTGCGGCAAGGGCTGGGAACAGTATTGCGACAGTGGCTCCACCTTCACCTACAACGGCGTCGACCGGCAAGATGGCTCACCGACCTACGGCGGCTACTCCGAGCGCATCGTGGTCTCGCAAAACTTCGTGCTCAAGGTCCCTGAAAACCTCGACCCTGCGGCCGCAGCACCCTTGCTCTGCGCCGGCGTGACCAGTTTTTCGCCGCTGAAGCACTGGAACGTGGGGCCCGGCAGCAAGGTCGGCGTGGTTGGGCTGGGCGGTCTGGGCCACATGGCGCTGAAACTGGCCAAGGCCATGGGCGCCGGGGTGACCCTGTTCACCCGCTCCCCTGGCAAAGAAGCCGACGCCCGAGCACTGGGCGCGGACCACATCGTGCTCTCGACCCACCCCGACCAGATGACAGCTGCGACCAACCAGTTTGACCTGATCGTGGACACCGTTCCCTATGCGCACGACCTGAACCCTTATGTGCCCACCCTGGCCGTGGGCGGCACCATTGTGTTGGTGGGCTACCTGGGGCCAGTCGAGCCCGCGCTGAACACCTCGCCGATGGTGCTCAAACGCAAATCCGTGGCCGGCTCGCTGATCGGCGGCATTGCCGAAACCCAGGAGATGCTGGATTTCTGTGGCCAACACGGCATCACCGCCGACATCGAGATGATCAAGATTCAGGACATCAACGCGGCCTACGAGCGCGTGCTCAAGAGCGATGTGAAATACCGCTTTGTGATCGACATGGCGTCGCTCAAAGAAGGCGCCTGA
- a CDS encoding GntR family transcriptional regulator, whose product MSLPIAATSLVDTAYDLIRRRILDNVWPPGHRALEQEVALALGMSRTPVREALVRLENDGLVEVVPRHGMRVLPVSPTDMREIYEILTALECMAAEIVARRKPSDAELQPLIQATADMDQALAEDDLNAWAAADERFHAALIELSGNRQLAATVWNYWDRAHRARMFSLRLRPKPVNSTQEHTALVDRLRDGDAAGAAQVNREHRERASRELLVIFEQFKLAQM is encoded by the coding sequence ATGAGCCTACCAATCGCTGCCACCTCTTTGGTGGACACCGCCTACGACTTGATCCGGCGCCGTATTCTCGACAACGTATGGCCGCCAGGCCACCGCGCGCTGGAGCAAGAAGTGGCGCTGGCGCTGGGCATGAGCCGCACGCCGGTTCGCGAAGCGCTGGTGCGCTTGGAAAACGATGGTTTGGTGGAAGTGGTGCCGCGCCATGGCATGCGCGTGTTGCCGGTTTCGCCCACCGATATGCGCGAGATTTACGAAATCCTGACCGCGCTGGAATGCATGGCCGCAGAGATCGTGGCCCGCCGCAAGCCCAGCGACGCAGAACTGCAGCCCTTGATCCAGGCCACGGCTGACATGGATCAAGCCCTCGCGGAAGACGACCTCAATGCCTGGGCCGCCGCGGACGAACGCTTTCACGCGGCCCTGATCGAGCTCTCAGGCAACCGCCAGCTCGCCGCCACGGTCTGGAACTACTGGGACCGCGCCCACCGCGCCCGCATGTTCAGTTTGCGCCTGCGGCCCAAGCCTGTGAATTCGACCCAGGAGCACACGGCGCTGGTAGACCGCCTGCGCGATGGCGACGCCGCCGGCGCTGCCCAGGTCAACCGCGAACACCGCGAACGCGCCAGCCGCGAACTGCTGGTGATTTTTGAGCAATTCAAGCTCGCACAGATGTAA
- a CDS encoding lactoylglutathione lyase family protein, whose translation MSMVYPRSFSHIGLSVTDLDAAVKFYSEVMGWYLIMAPTTISEDDSAIGVMCTDVFGAGWGSFRIAHLSTGDRIGVEIFEFRNAVKPENNFEYWKTGIFHFCVQDPDVEGLAAKIVAAGGKQRMPVREYFPGEKPYRMVYMEDPFGNILEIYSHSYELTYSAGAYEQPAPKLG comes from the coding sequence ATGTCCATGGTTTATCCCCGCAGCTTCTCCCATATAGGGCTGTCGGTCACCGATCTCGATGCCGCCGTCAAGTTCTACTCCGAGGTCATGGGCTGGTACCTGATCATGGCGCCCACCACCATCAGCGAAGACGACTCGGCCATCGGCGTCATGTGCACCGACGTCTTCGGCGCCGGCTGGGGATCGTTTCGCATCGCCCACCTCTCGACCGGTGACCGCATTGGCGTGGAGATCTTTGAGTTTCGCAACGCCGTGAAGCCCGAGAACAACTTCGAGTACTGGAAAACCGGCATCTTCCACTTCTGCGTGCAAGACCCCGATGTGGAAGGCCTAGCCGCCAAGATCGTCGCCGCCGGCGGCAAGCAGCGCATGCCCGTGCGCGAATACTTTCCCGGCGAAAAGCCTTACCGAATGGTCTACATGGAAGATCCGTTTGGCAACATCCTGGAAATCTACAGCCACAGCTATGAGCTGACCTATTCGGCTGGGGCTTACGAACAGCCAGCGCCCAAGCTGGGCTGA
- a CDS encoding isocitrate/isopropylmalate dehydrogenase family protein codes for MKQLSIAVLPGDGIGPEVMDSALQVLQAVGTRIDRQFVTQHHPAGAQNYVDTGESLPESTLAACRAADAILFGAMGLPHVRGADGTEIIPQLDIRFALDLYAGVRPVRTWPGLPVPLSDPRATAIDLVLVRENTEGLFYARGRGVVEADAVYDTQKISRAGTTRIVDFALKLAEDRAKLGKPGKVTNVDKANVFASMAFWRQIFEERAKLHPSVQTENAYVDAMALNLVLKPWQYDVLVTENMFGDILSDLIASLVGGMGMAPSGDIGDHHGLFQPAHGTAPDIAGQGIANPTAMILSAAMMLDWLAIRQQDDALAVGARTIENAVQAAFVSQSVRPREFGGTSGTADITRAVLERL; via the coding sequence ATGAAACAACTCTCTATTGCGGTATTGCCCGGCGATGGCATCGGTCCCGAAGTCATGGACAGCGCCTTGCAGGTGCTCCAAGCGGTCGGAACCCGAATCGACCGCCAGTTCGTCACCCAGCACCACCCCGCTGGCGCGCAAAACTATGTGGACACCGGTGAATCGCTCCCCGAGTCCACCCTGGCGGCCTGCCGCGCCGCCGATGCCATTCTGTTTGGCGCCATGGGCTTGCCCCACGTGCGCGGCGCCGACGGCACGGAAATCATTCCCCAACTCGACATCCGGTTTGCGCTCGACCTCTACGCCGGCGTGCGCCCGGTGCGCACCTGGCCGGGCTTGCCCGTGCCCCTCTCAGACCCGCGCGCCACAGCGATCGATCTGGTGTTGGTACGCGAAAACACCGAAGGTCTCTTCTATGCCCGCGGTCGCGGCGTTGTAGAAGCTGACGCCGTGTACGACACACAAAAAATCAGCCGAGCAGGCACCACGCGCATCGTCGATTTCGCCCTGAAACTCGCCGAAGACCGGGCCAAGCTCGGCAAGCCCGGCAAGGTCACCAACGTGGACAAGGCCAACGTCTTTGCCTCGATGGCCTTCTGGCGCCAGATCTTCGAAGAACGCGCCAAGCTGCACCCCAGCGTCCAAACCGAAAACGCCTATGTGGATGCCATGGCGCTGAACCTGGTGCTCAAGCCCTGGCAATACGACGTGCTGGTCACCGAAAACATGTTCGGCGACATCCTGTCCGACCTCATCGCCTCGCTCGTGGGCGGCATGGGCATGGCGCCATCGGGCGACATCGGCGACCACCACGGCCTGTTCCAGCCCGCCCACGGCACCGCGCCCGACATCGCCGGCCAAGGCATTGCCAACCCGACCGCGATGATTCTCTCGGCCGCCATGATGCTCGACTGGCTGGCCATTCGCCAACAAGACGACGCGCTCGCCGTGGGCGCGCGCACCATCGAAAACGCAGTGCAAGCAGCCTTCGTCAGCCAATCGGTTCGCCCCCGAGAGTTCGGCGGTACCAGCGGCACGGCAGACATCACCCGCGCGGTGCTGGAGCGGCTGTGA
- a CDS encoding LysR family transcriptional regulator → MLNPQWLRTFSTLVELGNFTRTAERLDLTQAAVSQHVQRLEARLGLLLIRRPRQLELTPAGQALLAYCAEVSAADQRLQQQLSAADGEHGEVSLITPGSIGLALHQHLLDIQQILPGLSIRHRFGPDADVLAAVLENRVELGLVTLKPTDARLTVERFAEEPLELVAPSGHELKTWADLERLGFIDHPDGQAMAGRLLSRRFPGSPGPHNLPCRGFTNQISLILDPVARGLGFSVLPRYARLAYSQPERIQVVEGAPQVVDTLWLLYRAEWPLSTRAQTVLQRLKPHFTPAVV, encoded by the coding sequence ATGCTTAATCCTCAATGGCTGCGCACCTTCTCTACCCTGGTCGAGCTCGGCAACTTCACCCGCACCGCTGAGCGGCTGGACCTGACGCAAGCCGCGGTCAGCCAGCATGTGCAGCGGCTGGAAGCGCGCTTGGGGCTGCTGTTGATCCGGCGCCCGCGCCAGCTCGAGCTGACCCCGGCGGGCCAGGCCTTGCTGGCCTATTGCGCTGAGGTCTCCGCCGCGGACCAACGCCTGCAGCAGCAGCTTTCCGCGGCCGACGGCGAACACGGCGAAGTGAGCCTGATCACCCCAGGCAGCATTGGCCTGGCGCTGCACCAGCATCTGCTCGACATCCAGCAAATCCTCCCCGGCTTGAGCATTCGCCACCGGTTTGGGCCTGACGCCGACGTGTTGGCTGCGGTGCTGGAGAACCGTGTCGAACTCGGGCTGGTGACCCTCAAGCCGACCGACGCCCGCTTGACCGTGGAGCGGTTTGCCGAAGAACCCCTGGAGCTGGTGGCGCCTTCAGGCCACGAGCTCAAGACCTGGGCCGATCTCGAGCGCCTGGGTTTCATCGACCACCCTGACGGCCAGGCCATGGCGGGGCGACTGCTGAGCCGCCGGTTCCCGGGCAGCCCAGGCCCTCACAACCTGCCGTGCCGCGGCTTCACCAACCAGATCAGCCTGATTCTGGACCCGGTGGCCAGAGGTCTGGGCTTCAGCGTGTTGCCACGTTATGCGCGCCTGGCCTACTCGCAACCCGAGCGCATACAGGTGGTCGAAGGCGCGCCGCAGGTGGTGGACACACTCTGGCTGCTGTACCGCGCCGAATGGCCGCTCTCGACGCGTGCACAGACGGTGCTGCAGCGCCTCAAGCCGCACTTCACTCCCGCAGTTGTCTAG
- a CDS encoding GreA/GreB family elongation factor: MNTPVIERVLTELDHARLSKIAGAHPTQLPDAVLEPLQDLLIDARTVPAREVRSDIVTMYAQMQVRLNGSEALSKIALCYPDDAEPANGFVSVLSPMGLALLGLRLGQTAQWLGPTGDTMAAQVEAILFQPEASGDYVT; this comes from the coding sequence ATGAACACCCCCGTTATTGAGCGTGTGCTCACCGAACTCGACCACGCCCGCCTGAGCAAGATCGCAGGCGCGCACCCCACGCAGCTGCCCGATGCCGTGCTGGAGCCTCTGCAAGATTTGCTGATTGACGCGAGAACCGTCCCGGCACGCGAAGTGCGCAGCGACATCGTCACGATGTACGCCCAGATGCAGGTGCGCCTGAACGGCAGCGAAGCGCTGAGCAAGATCGCATTGTGTTACCCGGACGACGCAGAGCCCGCCAACGGCTTCGTCTCAGTGCTCTCGCCCATGGGCCTTGCCCTGTTGGGGCTGCGCCTCGGTCAGACCGCGCAATGGCTCGGCCCCACCGGCGACACCATGGCCGCCCAGGTAGAGGCCATTCTTTTCCAGCCCGAAGCCTCGGGTGACTATGTGACCTGA
- a CDS encoding helix-turn-helix transcriptional regulator: MSTTTDLVIAIKKELKAAQMTYADLAKCLDMAESSVKRMLAKGDMSLSRVDDICRALKLDFAELARRVADAQPLISEMTQEQERAVVADKKLLLVAICVLSQWTLEQITGRYRLTEAECVKYFAQLDRIGIIELRPLNRYRLKLAKTFRWRAHGAVMNYFRENAVLDYFSGGFGGHGEGLLMVHGSISRSLAPTFLERLQRVAQDFAQQHQADQKLADKDLEGYTLVLGMRGWEFGAFTLLRR; this comes from the coding sequence ATGAGCACCACCACCGACCTCGTCATCGCCATCAAGAAAGAGCTGAAGGCGGCCCAGATGACCTATGCCGATCTGGCCAAGTGCCTGGACATGGCTGAATCCAGCGTGAAGCGCATGTTGGCCAAGGGGGACATGTCGCTGTCGCGGGTGGACGACATTTGCAGGGCACTGAAGCTGGACTTTGCGGAGCTCGCCCGCCGGGTGGCCGACGCCCAGCCGCTGATCTCCGAAATGACCCAGGAGCAGGAGCGCGCGGTCGTGGCCGACAAGAAGCTTTTGCTGGTGGCCATTTGCGTCTTGAGCCAGTGGACGCTGGAGCAGATCACCGGGCGCTACCGATTGACCGAAGCCGAGTGCGTGAAGTACTTCGCCCAGTTGGACCGCATCGGGATCATCGAGCTGCGCCCCCTCAACCGCTACCGCCTCAAGCTGGCCAAAACTTTCCGCTGGCGGGCGCACGGGGCGGTGATGAACTACTTTCGGGAAAACGCTGTGCTCGACTATTTTTCGGGTGGCTTTGGCGGGCATGGGGAAGGCCTGCTCATGGTGCACGGCTCTATCAGCCGGTCGCTGGCGCCCACATTTCTGGAGCGCCTGCAACGGGTGGCGCAGGACTTTGCCCAGCAACACCAGGCCGATCAGAAACTGGCGGACAAAGACCTCGAGGGCTACACCCTGGTGCTGGGCATGCGGGGCTGGGAATTCGGCGCATTCACGCTGCTGCGCCGCTGA
- a CDS encoding MFS transporter: MGQRRFAPFFWTQFLGAANDNLFKFAFTVMVTYQLQVSWLPADMAGLVIGALFILPFLLFSATSGQLADKLDRRLMINGLKWAEIGIMVVAAWGFWVQSMPLLLGCVFMMGLQSAVFGPVKFAYMPQHLSERELTGGNGMVEMGTFVAILLGQVAGGLIVALPEVGAHYVGISCIALALLGRVASQFIPASPAMDPGLRINWNPITETWSNLKLAHETPVVFRSVLGISWMWFFGAVFLSLFPAFAKDVLHGDEQVASLLLVVFSVGIGTGSLLCEVLSRRHVEIGLVPVGAIGMTLFSVDLYFATRGLPSTGSQTLASFVGEPLHWRVLADLTLLSLFAGLYSVPMYALIQMRSQATHRARIIAANNILNALFMIASALLAGALLQAGFTIPQMFLFVGLANAVVAFYIFMLVPEYLLRFVAWVASRLVYRFKIQGDEHIPVHGAAVLVCNHVSFVDAVLLMAASPRPIRFLMDHRIFKVPVLGWLFKLAKAIPIAPQKEDPAAYEAAFDAATQVLREGDLLAIFPEGGITRDGSLQPFKGGIMKILERAQATGLVVPVVPMALTNLWGSFFSRVEEIDGEKVAMVRPFRRGLFSRVGLHVGAPSEAVSVTPDGLHHRVSALLA; the protein is encoded by the coding sequence ATGGGCCAGCGCCGTTTTGCCCCGTTCTTCTGGACCCAGTTTCTGGGAGCGGCCAACGACAACTTGTTCAAGTTCGCGTTCACCGTGATGGTCACTTACCAGCTGCAGGTCTCGTGGCTGCCTGCCGACATGGCCGGCCTGGTGATCGGGGCCTTGTTCATCCTGCCCTTCCTGCTGTTTTCCGCCACCAGCGGGCAGCTCGCTGACAAGCTGGACCGCCGCCTCATGATCAATGGCCTGAAGTGGGCCGAAATCGGCATCATGGTGGTTGCGGCCTGGGGCTTCTGGGTGCAAAGCATGCCCCTGCTGTTGGGCTGCGTGTTCATGATGGGCCTGCAATCGGCCGTGTTTGGCCCAGTCAAATTCGCCTACATGCCGCAACACCTGAGCGAGCGCGAACTCACCGGCGGCAACGGCATGGTGGAAATGGGCACCTTTGTGGCGATCTTGCTGGGCCAGGTCGCGGGCGGTCTGATCGTGGCGCTTCCCGAAGTGGGCGCGCACTACGTGGGCATCAGCTGCATTGCCCTCGCGTTGCTGGGTCGTGTCGCATCGCAGTTCATTCCTGCGTCGCCGGCCATGGATCCGGGGCTTCGGATCAACTGGAATCCGATCACCGAAACCTGGTCCAACCTGAAGCTCGCGCACGAAACGCCCGTGGTGTTCCGCTCGGTGCTGGGCATCAGCTGGATGTGGTTCTTTGGGGCTGTGTTTTTGAGCCTGTTTCCGGCCTTTGCGAAAGACGTGCTGCACGGCGACGAACAAGTGGCATCGCTGTTGTTGGTGGTTTTTTCCGTGGGTATCGGCACCGGGTCGCTGCTGTGCGAAGTCTTGAGCCGGCGCCATGTCGAAATCGGCCTGGTCCCCGTGGGGGCGATCGGGATGACGTTGTTTTCAGTGGACCTCTACTTCGCCACACGCGGCTTGCCCTCGACGGGCAGCCAGACCCTGGCCAGCTTTGTCGGCGAACCCCTGCATTGGCGTGTCCTTGCCGACCTGACCTTGCTCAGCTTGTTTGCCGGGCTGTACAGCGTGCCCATGTATGCGCTGATCCAGATGCGCAGCCAGGCCACCCACCGCGCACGCATCATCGCGGCCAACAACATCCTCAATGCGCTGTTCATGATCGCGAGTGCGCTGCTGGCCGGCGCTTTGCTCCAGGCCGGCTTCACCATTCCCCAGATGTTTCTGTTTGTGGGGCTGGCCAATGCGGTGGTGGCGTTCTATATCTTCATGCTGGTGCCGGAATACCTGCTGCGTTTTGTTGCCTGGGTGGCTTCCCGTCTGGTGTACCGATTCAAGATCCAGGGCGATGAGCACATCCCGGTGCACGGCGCGGCCGTGCTGGTTTGCAACCACGTGAGCTTCGTGGACGCGGTGCTGCTCATGGCGGCCAGCCCGCGCCCGATCCGCTTTCTGATGGACCACCGCATTTTCAAGGTGCCGGTGCTGGGCTGGCTGTTCAAGCTGGCCAAGGCGATTCCGATCGCGCCGCAGAAAGAAGACCCCGCTGCCTATGAGGCCGCCTTTGACGCCGCAACGCAGGTGCTTCGCGAAGGCGATCTTCTGGCGATATTTCCCGAGGGCGGCATCACCCGCGACGGCAGCCTGCAACCCTTCAAGGGCGGCATCATGAAAATTTTGGAGCGCGCGCAGGCCACTGGGCTGGTCGTGCCGGTCGTGCCCATGGCCCTCACCAATCTCTGGGGTTCGTTCTTCAGCCGGGTGGAAGAGATCGATGGCGAAAAGGTCGCGATGGTGCGACCGTTCCGGCGTGGCCTGTTCAGCCGGGTGGGCTTGCATGTGGGCGCGCCCTCCGAAGCCGTTTCGGTCACGCCCGATGGCCTGCACCATCGGGTGAGTGCTTTGCTGGCCTGA
- a CDS encoding SMP-30/gluconolactonase/LRE family protein, whose amino-acid sequence MNPQIAPISQPGLDTELTAVGVALTRPECVLATQSGALYTADWRGGVCQIAPDGTETLFTGTMPDGLTARPNGIALLVDGSFLMAQLGDSDGGVYRLTREGQIAPWLMQVDGIDLPPSNYVVQDAAGRTWITVSTRLTPRAAAYRGDVADGFIVCVQADGSAAIVADGLGYTNEVALHPSGQWLYVNETFGRRLSRFPVAADGALGERETVTEFGAGTFPDGLAFDEDGFAWIVSIVSNRLIRVAPDGAQQIFLEDNEPEHLAWVEAAFQSATMGRPHLDGIRSQRLRNISSIAFAGPNRRTGVLGCLLGNSLQTLTMPAAGVAPFHWNFP is encoded by the coding sequence ATGAATCCACAGATCGCACCCATCTCGCAACCCGGTCTCGACACTGAGCTCACCGCCGTGGGTGTTGCGCTGACCCGCCCCGAATGTGTGCTGGCCACCCAATCGGGCGCGCTGTACACCGCCGACTGGCGCGGCGGCGTTTGCCAGATCGCTCCCGACGGCACCGAAACCCTGTTCACCGGCACCATGCCCGATGGTTTGACCGCCCGCCCCAACGGCATTGCCTTGCTCGTCGATGGCAGCTTTCTGATGGCGCAACTGGGCGACAGCGATGGCGGGGTGTACCGCCTGACCCGCGAGGGGCAAATCGCGCCCTGGTTGATGCAGGTCGACGGGATCGACTTGCCACCGAGCAATTACGTGGTGCAAGACGCCGCTGGCCGCACCTGGATCACGGTCAGCACCCGCTTGACCCCACGCGCCGCCGCTTACCGCGGCGATGTGGCCGATGGCTTCATCGTTTGCGTGCAAGCCGACGGCAGCGCCGCCATCGTGGCCGATGGCCTGGGTTACACCAACGAAGTGGCCCTGCACCCCAGCGGGCAATGGCTGTACGTGAACGAAACTTTTGGGCGCCGCCTTTCCCGCTTTCCCGTGGCGGCCGATGGCGCGCTGGGCGAGCGCGAAACCGTGACCGAATTTGGCGCGGGCACCTTCCCCGACGGCCTGGCGTTTGACGAAGACGGCTTCGCCTGGATCGTGAGCATCGTCAGCAACCGGCTGATCCGCGTGGCGCCCGATGGCGCTCAACAGATCTTTCTCGAAGACAACGAACCCGAGCACTTGGCCTGGGTGGAGGCGGCGTTCCAAAGCGCCACCATGGGCCGCCCCCATCTCGACGGCATCCGCAGCCAACGCCTGCGCAACATCTCCAGCATCGCCTTTGCCGGCCCCAACCGCCGCACCGGCGTGCTGGGTTGCCTGCTCGGCAACAGCCTGCAAACCTTGACCATGCCCGCCGCCGGCGTGGCCCCCTTTCACTGGAATTTTCCATGA